Proteins found in one Magnolia sinica isolate HGM2019 chromosome 5, MsV1, whole genome shotgun sequence genomic segment:
- the LOC131245362 gene encoding UBP1-associated protein 2C-like: MDASSKKRKADENGIEQALKITPEDARKIISPFSPDQLLDILQDAVAHHPDVLDAVRSIADRDPAQRKLFIRGLGWDTTTEGLRTLFSSYGELEEAIVILDKATGKSKGYGFVTFKHIDGALLALKEPSKKIDGRMTVTQLAASGAAGPTANAPAPDVSMRKIFVGNVPADMPADRLLAHFSSYGEIEEGPLGFDKQTGKSRGFALFVYKTAEAARASLVDSIKNVDGHQLQCKLAIEGKKGKPGGPTEGVQLPSAGAGDITGNAVGLLPPSSMPGSLSSQYGGPGVPGGVSSFGGLGGFPAGHQGPGLSHHLNTGMQPSLGGPGLSSVGNQVPSSLGGGGSGYGSGLGGGGPYGSSQYGGPGMGGYGGSAGGPSMYRLPPSSVGMPSGSYPEGGHYGLSSSAYQSQHHQQAGSSPVPRVPTGGMYQGVHPYY; encoded by the coding sequence atggATGCTTCCAGCAAGAAGCGAAAGGCCGACGAGAACGGCATCGAACAGGCATTGAAGATTACTCCGGAAGACGCCCGCAAGATCATTTCGCCCTTCTCCCCCGACCAACTCCTCGACATCCTCCAAGACGCCGTGGCCCACCACCCCGACGTCCTCGATGCCGTCCGATCCATAGCCGACCGCGACCCTGCCCAGCGCAAGCTGTTCATCCGCGGCCTTGGCTGGGACACCACCACCGAAGGCCTCCGCACCCTCTTCTCTTCCTACGGCGAACTCGAAGAGGCTATCGTCATCCTCGACAAGGCCACCGGCAAGAGCAAGGGGTACGGCTTCGTCACCTTCAAACACATCGATGGCGCCCTCCTCGCCCTTAAAGAGCCCAGCAAGAAGATTGACGGCCGGATGACTGTCACCCAGCTTGCGGCTTCGGGTGCTGCGGGCCCTACCGCCAACGCCCCTGCTCCCGATGTCTCCATGCGGAAAATCTTTGTCGGGAACGTGCCGGCTGACATGCCTGCAGACAGGTTGCTGGCTCATTTCTCGTCATATGGAGAGATCGAGGAGGGGCCACTAGGGTTTGATAAACAGACGGGGAAGTCGAGAGGGTTCGCCTTGTTTGTTTATAAGACGGCTGAAGCAGCAAGGGCATCCCTAGTTGACTCAATCAAGAACGTAGATGGGCATCAGCTGCAGTGCAAGCTGGCGATCGAAGGAAAGAAGGGAAAGCCTGGGGGCCCAACTGAAGGAGTGCAGCTCCCGTCAGCAGGTGCGGGCGATATTACAGGTAATGCAGTTGGATTGCTGCCGCCGTCATCCATGCCAGGTTCTCTATCCAGTCAGTATGGTGGGCCCGGTGTGCCCGGCGGGGTTTCTTCATTTGGGGGTCTGGGTGGCTTTCCTGCTGGGCACCAGGGCCCAGGGCTGAGTCACCATCTCAACACAGGGATGCAGCCATCCCTTGGCGGGCCGGGGCTTTCATCTGTGGGGAATCAGGTGCCATCATCATTGGGTGGCGGTGGCAGTGGTTATGGTAGTGGGTTGGGGGGTGGTGGTCCTTATGGGTCTTCACAGTATGGTGGACCTGGTATGGGTGGGTATGGTGGGTCAGCTGGTGGGCCGTCCATGTATCGATTGCCTCCAAGTTCTGTTGGGATGCCCTCAGGGAGCTACCCAGAAGGAGGGCATTACGGGCTGTCGTCATCTGCATATCAGAGCCAGCATCACCAGCAGGCGGGTTCGTCACCAGTCCCAAGGGTTCCTACTGGAGGGATGTACCAGGGTGTGCATCCATACTACTGA
- the LOC131245363 gene encoding uncharacterized protein LOC131245363: MPFHHMISVLNSQFSCFPNSLSGPFFTSMMQSNSQIFLLRNISRAFTVTHSFPKVQFAGTLQLSISAEDSYETGQVLQSQLSMGSLLERTNDKEISIEKNQEYLFHDLNGSLHNKADSDSDGATIIAEKDYKEMQRRRKIGLANKGKTPWNKGRKHSAETRACIKQRTLEALRDPKVRRKMSECSRAHSVQSKARIGFALRRIWGERLKLKRLQEKCYLEWAKSIAEEAKKGGLDQQELDWDSYEKMKAEILCQQLQWAADKAKAKEIAKVRAQRAAKAKSEKKARLARERKEREQKANAREFKKKAEKKSEEEKEDLAIFKALKLKAKLTKIDHKSMVDLIASRGEMSNGLGPAIKEWDLDFIKREKMRREVSLADQIRAVKTKPATKEAPKTSSSDSLVEANAGKTIT, from the exons ATGCCCTTCCATCACAT GATATCTGTTCTAAATTCGCAGTTCAGTTGTTTTCCCAACTCCCTTTCGGGGCCATTTTTCACTTCCATGATGCAATCAAATTCTCAAATATTTCTTCTGAGGAACATATCTCGGGCATTTACCGTCACCCATTCGTTCCCAAAAGTGCAATTTGCGGGAACGTTGCAACTCTCTATCAGTGCAGAGGACTCATATGAAACGGGACAAGTTCTTCAATCACAACTTAGTATGGGCTCATTGCTGGAGCGGACTAATGATAAAGAGATTTCCATTGAGAAAAATCAAGAGTATCTGTTCCATGATTTGAATGGGAGTTTACATAATAAAGCTGACAGTGATTCGGATGGTGCAACAATCATTGCTGAAAAGGATTATAAGGAGatgcaaagaagaagaaaaattggGCTAGCAAACAAGGGGAAAACACCATGGAACAAAGGCAGGAAGCACAGTGCAG AGACCCGCGCGTGCATCAAGCAGAGAACTCTAGAGGCCTTGAGAGATCCCAAG gtCAGGAGGAAGATGTCTGAATGCTCTCGTGCTCATAG CGTGCAGAGCAAGGCAAGGATAGGCTTTGCATTGAGAAGAATTTGGGGGGAGCGCTTGAAATTGAAGAGGTTACAGGAAAAGTGCTATTTGGAATGGGCCAAAAGCATTGCAGAAGAAGCCAAGAAAGGTGGCTTGGATCAACAAGAACTAGATTGGGACAGCTATGAGAAGATGAAAGCAGAAATACTTTGCCAACAGCTTCAGTGGGCAGCTGATAAGGCAAAAGCAAAGGAGATTGCAAAAGTAAGAGCTCAGAGAGCAGCAAAGGCAAAGTCAGAGAAGAAGGCAAGGCTGGCCCGAGAGCGTAAAGAGAGAGAACAGAAGGCAAATGCCAGAGAATTTAAGAAAAAGGCTGAAAAGAAAtcagaggaagagaaagaggacTTGGCTATTTTTAAGGCTTTAAAACTCAAAGCGAAATTAACCAAG ATTGATCACAAGTCCATGGTTGATCTAATTGCTAGTCGAGGAGAAATGTCAAATGGCCTGGGTCCAGCTATCAAGGAGTGGGATCTAGAtttcatcaagagagagaaaatgagaagagaGGTTTCACTTGCAGATCAAATACGAGCTGTGAAAACGAAGCCTGCAACAAAGGAAGCTCCAAAAACCTCATCATCTGATTCCTTGGTGGAAGCAAATGCAGGAAAGACTATAACTTAG
- the LOC131245364 gene encoding ubiquitin-like modifier-activating enzyme atg7 isoform X1, producing the protein MAESAEISQEVERSRTSRTSSSSPLPSETSSSGRVLQFAPFQSAVDEGFWRRLSSLKLDKLRLDESPINITGFYAPCSHAQVSNHLQLLAESFLPDAVEQSSTQEMSRGNRNRCPVPGTLYNTNTLESFHALDKQSLLKMEAKKIWEDICSGKAEEESAVISRFLLISFADLKRWRFHYWFAFPALVIDPPATLINLQPASQYFTLEEGISLAAACNEWRTGSTADVPFFLVTLALNSQATLRPLRDWEVCQANGQKVLFGFYDPCHLPSNPGWPLRNFLALICLRWKIDKVRFLCYREKHGLADMGLSLVGEALVSIPEAWKDPQYTPKAVGWELNRGKLASRCISLAESMDPTRLAISAADLNLKLMRWRTLPSLNLCVLSSVKCLLLGAGTLGCQVARMLMAWGVRKITLLDSGRVAMSNPLRQSLYAFDDCLNGGDLKSVAAVRSLKRIFPAVEAEGIAMAIPMPGHPVPSQEEASVLDDCTRLQNLILSHDVTFLLTDTRESRWLPSLLCANANKIAITAALGFDSYLVMRHGAGPISSSPSVSGRVSANDEAEDTLVAKMDNLSTEDVDGRPRLGCYFCNDVVAPIDSTSNRTLDQQCTVTRPGLAPIASALAVELLVGILHHPDGLYAPGDISDSSSGSNNEQPLGILPHQIRGSLSQFSQLMLIGHSSNSCTACSNTVVSDYRRKGMEFVVRAINQPSYLEDLTGLTELMKSASSFDLDWDNDTDNDAESEALLI; encoded by the exons ATGGCGGAAAGTGCAGAAATATCGCAGGAAGTGGAAAGAAGCAGAACCAGCAGGACTTCTTCTTCATCTCCGTTACCTTCAGAGACCTCATCGAGCGGACGCGTTCTTCAGTTCGCTCCCTTCCAGAGCGCCGTAGACGAGGGTTTCTGGAGGAGGTTATCGTCTCTCAAGCTCGACAAGCTAAGGCTCGACGAATCTCCCATCAACATCACAG GCTTCTATGCACCTTGTTCGCACGCACAAGTTTCTAATCATTTGCAGCTTCTTGCTGAATCATTCCTACCTGACGCTGTTGAACAATCATCAACCCAAGAAATGAGTCGTGGTAATAGGAACAGATGCCCTGTTCCAGGTACACTTTACAACACAAATACACTAGAGAGTTTCCATGCCCTTGATAAACAGAGCTTGCTAAAGATGGAAGCAAAGAAG ATTTGGGAGGACATTTGTTCTGGAAAAGCAGAGGAGGAGAGTGCAGTGATTTCGAGGTTCCTTCTAATCTCATTTGCTGATCTGAAACGGTGGCGCTTCCATTATTGGTTTGCATTTCCTGCTTTGGTGATTGATCCTCCGGCAACCTTAATTAATCTGCAACCAGCTTCACAGTACTTCACTTTAGAAGAG GGTATTTCACTAGCAGCAGCATGTAATGAATGGCGCACGGGCTCAACTGCAG ATGTGCCATTCTTTCTGGTTACTCTAGCTTTGAATTCACAGGCTACTCTTAGGCCACTGAGGGACTGGGAAGTCTGCCAAGCCAATGGTCAAAAG GTGCTATTCGGTTTTTATGATCCGTGCCACCTTCCAAGCAATCCTGGCTGGCCTCTCCGCAACTTCCTTGCACTGATTTGCTTAAGATGGAAGATTGACAAGGTCCGCTTTTTATGCTATCGAGAAAAACATGGCTTGGCAGATATGGGATTGTCCCTTGTTGGTGAAGCCTTGGTTTCAATTCCCGAAG CCTGGAAAGACCCTCAGTACACACCTAAGGCTGTGGGATGGGAACTGAACAGAGGGAAGTTAGCATCTAGGTGTATCAGCCTTGCTGAATCAATGGATCCAACCAG GTTGGCCATATCTGCAGCAGATTTGAATTTGAAGCTCATGCGATGGCGTACGTTGCCTTCTCTAAACTTATGTGTTTTGTCTTCTGTTAAGTGTCTTCTCTTAGGAGCTGGCACACTTGGATGCCAGGTTGCTCGTATGCTTATG GCGTGGGGTGTCCGAAAAATCACACTACTTGACAGTGGCCGAGTGGCTATGTCTAATCCACTAAGGCAGTCTCTCTATGCATTTGATGATTGCCTCAACGGCGGTGATTTGAAATCTGTTGCAGCTGTTAGAAGTTTAAAGCGTATATTTCCAGCTGTG GAAGCAGAAGGTATTGCAATGGCAATACCAATGCCAGGGCATCCAGTGCCCTCCCAAGAAGAAGCTAGTGTGCTCGATGACTGCACCCGTCTTCAGAATTTGATTCTTTCCCACGACGTGACTTTCTTATTAACGGATACAAGAGAGAGTCGATGGCTTCCATCACTTCTTTGTGCTAATGCTAATAAG ATTGCTATTACCGCAGCTTTAGGATTTGACAGCTACCTTGTTATGCGCCATGGGGCTGGTCCTATCAGTTCTAGTCCTAGTGTTTCTGGCAGGGTTAGTGCTAACGATGAGGCTGAAGATACTTTGGTTGCTAAGATGGACAACTTATCTACGGAAGATGTTGATGGAAGGCCACGGTTGGGCTGTTACTTCTGTAATGATGTTGTTGCGCCTATAGAT TCAACATCCAATCGGACATTGGACCAGCAATGCACGGTTACACGTCCAGGGCTCGCCCCAATTGCTTCCGCTCTTGCAGTTGAATTGTTGGTGGGGATTCTACATCACCCTGATGG GCTATATGCTCCAGGTGATATTTCTGATTCCAGTTCTGGTAGCAACAACGAGCAACCCCTTGGTATTCTGCCCCATCAAATCCGAGGTTCCCTTTCTCAGTTCTCTCAGCTCATGCTCATAGGTCACTCCTCTAACAGTTGTACGGCCTGCTCCAACACT GTTGTATCAGATTACAGAAGAAAAGGAATGGAGTTTGTTGTCCGAGCTATTAACCAACCATCTTATTTGGAGGATCTCACAGGACTGACAGAGTTGATGAAGTCCGCGAGCTCGTTCGATCTGGATTGGGACAACGATACTGATAATGATGCCGAGTCTGAGGCTCTTCTCATCTGA
- the LOC131245364 gene encoding ubiquitin-like modifier-activating enzyme atg7 isoform X2: protein MAESAEISQEVERSRTSRTSSSSPLPSETSSSGRVLQFAPFQSAVDEGFWRRLSSLKLDKLRLDESPINITGFYAPCSHAQVSNHLQLLAESFLPDAVEQSSTQEMSRGNRNRCPVPGTLYNTNTLESFHALDKQSLLKMEAKKIWEDICSGKAEEESAVISRFLLISFADLKRWRFHYWFAFPALVIDPPATLINLQPASQYFTLEEGISLAAACNEWRTGSTADVPFFLVTLALNSQATLRPLRDWEVCQANGQKVLFGFYDPCHLPSNPGWPLRNFLALICLRWKIDKVRFLCYREKHGLADMGLSLVGEALVSIPEAWKDPQYTPKAVGWELNRGKLASRCISLAESMDPTRLAISAADLNLKLMRWRTLPSLNLCVLSSVKCLLLGAGTLGCQVARMLMAWGVRKITLLDSGRVAMSNPLRQSLYAFDDCLNGGDLKSVAAVRSLKRIFPAVEAEGIAMAIPMPGHPVPSQEEASVLDDCTRLQNLILSHDVTFLLTDTRESRWLPSLLCANANKIAITAALGFDSYLVMRHGAGPISSSPSVSGRVSANDEAEDTLVAKMDNLSTEDVDGRPRLGCYFCNDVVAPIDAICSR from the exons ATGGCGGAAAGTGCAGAAATATCGCAGGAAGTGGAAAGAAGCAGAACCAGCAGGACTTCTTCTTCATCTCCGTTACCTTCAGAGACCTCATCGAGCGGACGCGTTCTTCAGTTCGCTCCCTTCCAGAGCGCCGTAGACGAGGGTTTCTGGAGGAGGTTATCGTCTCTCAAGCTCGACAAGCTAAGGCTCGACGAATCTCCCATCAACATCACAG GCTTCTATGCACCTTGTTCGCACGCACAAGTTTCTAATCATTTGCAGCTTCTTGCTGAATCATTCCTACCTGACGCTGTTGAACAATCATCAACCCAAGAAATGAGTCGTGGTAATAGGAACAGATGCCCTGTTCCAGGTACACTTTACAACACAAATACACTAGAGAGTTTCCATGCCCTTGATAAACAGAGCTTGCTAAAGATGGAAGCAAAGAAG ATTTGGGAGGACATTTGTTCTGGAAAAGCAGAGGAGGAGAGTGCAGTGATTTCGAGGTTCCTTCTAATCTCATTTGCTGATCTGAAACGGTGGCGCTTCCATTATTGGTTTGCATTTCCTGCTTTGGTGATTGATCCTCCGGCAACCTTAATTAATCTGCAACCAGCTTCACAGTACTTCACTTTAGAAGAG GGTATTTCACTAGCAGCAGCATGTAATGAATGGCGCACGGGCTCAACTGCAG ATGTGCCATTCTTTCTGGTTACTCTAGCTTTGAATTCACAGGCTACTCTTAGGCCACTGAGGGACTGGGAAGTCTGCCAAGCCAATGGTCAAAAG GTGCTATTCGGTTTTTATGATCCGTGCCACCTTCCAAGCAATCCTGGCTGGCCTCTCCGCAACTTCCTTGCACTGATTTGCTTAAGATGGAAGATTGACAAGGTCCGCTTTTTATGCTATCGAGAAAAACATGGCTTGGCAGATATGGGATTGTCCCTTGTTGGTGAAGCCTTGGTTTCAATTCCCGAAG CCTGGAAAGACCCTCAGTACACACCTAAGGCTGTGGGATGGGAACTGAACAGAGGGAAGTTAGCATCTAGGTGTATCAGCCTTGCTGAATCAATGGATCCAACCAG GTTGGCCATATCTGCAGCAGATTTGAATTTGAAGCTCATGCGATGGCGTACGTTGCCTTCTCTAAACTTATGTGTTTTGTCTTCTGTTAAGTGTCTTCTCTTAGGAGCTGGCACACTTGGATGCCAGGTTGCTCGTATGCTTATG GCGTGGGGTGTCCGAAAAATCACACTACTTGACAGTGGCCGAGTGGCTATGTCTAATCCACTAAGGCAGTCTCTCTATGCATTTGATGATTGCCTCAACGGCGGTGATTTGAAATCTGTTGCAGCTGTTAGAAGTTTAAAGCGTATATTTCCAGCTGTG GAAGCAGAAGGTATTGCAATGGCAATACCAATGCCAGGGCATCCAGTGCCCTCCCAAGAAGAAGCTAGTGTGCTCGATGACTGCACCCGTCTTCAGAATTTGATTCTTTCCCACGACGTGACTTTCTTATTAACGGATACAAGAGAGAGTCGATGGCTTCCATCACTTCTTTGTGCTAATGCTAATAAG ATTGCTATTACCGCAGCTTTAGGATTTGACAGCTACCTTGTTATGCGCCATGGGGCTGGTCCTATCAGTTCTAGTCCTAGTGTTTCTGGCAGGGTTAGTGCTAACGATGAGGCTGAAGATACTTTGGTTGCTAAGATGGACAACTTATCTACGGAAGATGTTGATGGAAGGCCACGGTTGGGCTGTTACTTCTGTAATGATGTTGTTGCGCCTATAGAT GCTATATGCTCCAGGTGA